From the genome of Pseudomonas sp. WJP1:
ATGGCGATGAAAAATATACCGCTGATGATCAGGGTAATGAACAGTGTGGTGTCTATCGATCCCCAGTTGGAAGCGGGCGGTGCTGCATGCCAGGGCGCAAGTACATGAAAGAGCACTGAGGCAATAACGATTAGAATCAAGATAATTGCTATCGCCATTTTCTCTTCATCCTATTGCTGTTGCTCACAGGCCTCGCGCAAGCATCGCCACTGACGTCCAGACAGGGCCGGCAACTACCACCCAAGGTGGCAAAGCCCGTGAAAAGTATAGGTCGGCAAGCGAGACCCGGCAGGCGGCTATACTCAATGGCACGCCAGCATCCCCGATGGAGGTTTCGTCATGAGTAACCTGACGCTCGAAGGCAGGTGCAAACCCAACCCCAATCAACCATCCGACCCGATAGGCGAGATCCATTTTTACGTCGACGGCCCCCTCCATGTACGCCTGGAGGAAGCTGAAGAACGCCTGCAGAAGAGCCCTGCGCTGAAAGAAGTCATGGTCGATGTCGACATGGACACGTTGAACCTGGTCTTGCCAGAGGGTTACGGCCCCTTGTCCGACTGTAAGATGCGCGTCTATCTGCACTACGAACGTGGTCAGTTCCATCTGGTCGGACACCGGGCGAGCGATGGCAGCCTGATCTATTCCAACGTGGTCCTGATTGATCAGTTGATTGATTGAAACGGCGGGTTTGAAGGGATCAAGACTTGGGATCGTCGTCCTTCCAGGGCGCCGACAGATAACGCGTGCGGTTGAAGGTCTCCAGCCACTCAGGGCAGAACACCACCAGCGCGCTGACCACCATGCCGTTGATGAACGCCTCGGGGAAAATGAGCAGCCACAGGTAGCCGATGAAGTCTTCGAGCCAGTAAGGCATGGCAAACCGCTCGTCGTACCACAACAATGTCAGCGACAGCACCAGGCACAGCAACGCTGTAAGGGCTGCGGCGAAAAAACCGGAAACGAAGATGTACACGAAGGGATTTCGTGGCTGCGCGCGCTCCACCAGAATCGCACAGCATTCGGTGATCAACACCGGCAACATAATGAACAGCGCGCCATTGACCCCCATGGCCACAAAATCCTGACGGCCCAGCAGCACCAGCCCCGTTTGTGCCACCAATCCACCGACGATCGCCAGCGGCCAGTCGAGCAACAGGGTCACCGCGGTCATGCCGATGAAGTGATAGGACACGCCGGTGTCGAAATCCCGCCGCACCAGCCACAGCGCGAATAGCGCGAACACCGTGCCGAACAGCAAATGCTGGCGACGGCTGTCGCTGAACAGCTCGACCCAGGACACTCGTGCAACAGCCCAGATCAGCACCGGCACATAGATCAACCACCCCACCGTGAGGGTTGCGGGTGACAGCAACTCGGCGCCGATCATGACGGGGCACACTCCCTTGGCTTGCCGATAGAGAACAGGCCTTCAGTCTACACCGCCCGCTGCTGGCCCCTCGACTTCAAGCCCAATGCAGGGGATCGTTGATCACCGCTTCATGCTCGGCGAACAACCTGGGCAACTCGGTCTTGAGGAAATCCACCCAGGTGCGGACCTTGGCATCGAGAAAGCGTCGCGACGGATACAGCGCATACACATTGCGCTGACGAGGCCGATAGTCCGGTAGCAGGCGCATCAAGGTGCCGTCGCTCAAGGAACGCGTGGCGGTGTAGAACGGAATCAGGCTGATGCCCATGCCGGCCTCCGATGCCTTGACCATCGACTCGGCGACATTGCACTGAAAAGTCCTGGACGGGCTGACCGCATGCTCGCCCTCCTCGTCCTGAAACAGCCACTGATCGCTGTACAACGGATCGAGCATGCGCAAGCACTGATGATCGTCCAGCGCCCGCGGATGGTCCGGCACACCCCGGCGTTGCAGGTATTGCGGAGAAGCACAGGGCACGCTGTAAAACTGCCCGACGACCTGGGCGACCAATTGCGAATCGGCCAATTCCTGGGCCGTCGAAATCACCACGTCGTGGCCTTCCTCCAGCGGATCGGGATTGCGCTGCGACAGGGTCAGCTCGATTACAACATCGGGGTAAAGCTCGCTGTAGCGGGCAATCAACGGCGTGATCAGCACCCCCATGCCGTTCATGCTGTGCACCCGCAACCGTCCACTGGGCTTGAGATGCGCACCGCGAGCCTCCGCGGTCGCCTCTTCCATTTCCTCGAGTATCAGCCGACTGCGCAGCAGGAATCGTTCACCGGCCTCGGTCAGGCTCAAGCGCCGCGTGGTGCGCTGCAGCAGGCGGGCTTGCACATGCTGCTCCAGGTCCGCGACCAGGCGCGAGACCTGCGCGGTGGACAATTGCAGCGCGTCGGCGGCGGCGGTGAAACTTGCGCAGTCCACGACACGGACGAACACGCGCAAGTTGTTAAGCAAATCCATAAGCCTCCCTCGGCCGCTGACTGTTACGTTTCATGTAAGGCTGTATCAGGCGTTCGCCCCTTTATCCAGCGGTGGCAAAGACTAGACTTTACCCATCGAATCCACAGGGAACTCGCCATAATGAAAACCTTGATCAGCCTGTTTCTGACCCTCGTCGCCACCTCGGCCATGGCCGCTGAAAACGAGCCCCTCGCGGTCCTGTACAACCCGGCCCAGCCGCTGGACATCGCCAAGGTGGTTTCGGTGTCGGATACCGCCACCGCGTGCGGGGTTGTACCAGCGACCATGGTCTATGTCGACCATCAGGGCCAGACCCGCCGCGTGACCTACAACGTCATCGGTGATTGCACCAGCAGCCTGTGATCCGCCCTGGCACTCAGAGCAGCGTCCAGGTGTAACTCAGGATCAAGCGGTTTTCATCGATATCACTGCGGTAGTTGGACCGCGCCATCGCATTGCGCACACGGATGCCGAGGCCTTTGAGGCTACCGCTCTGCAGCACATAGCCGATGTCCAGGTCACGCTCTCGATCCTTGCCCTCATACCCCTTGCCGGTATCGACATTGTTGCCGCTGATGTAGCGCACAGTGCTGGTCAACCCCGGTACTCCCAGGGCCGCAAAGTCATAGTCGTAACGTGCCTGCCAGGAGCGTTCATCGGTGAAGGCGAACTCATAGGTCGGCACTTCGTTGCCCAGCGGTGAGATGTTGGCAAACACCCGCGGGAACGCGCTGTCACCGTACATGCCCTGATAGCCGAGATAAAATGTGTGACCGCCACGCTTGGCCGACAGCAGCGAAAAGAACGCCTGGTTGTCGATGTTACCCAGCAGTTTTTTACCGTCCTCGCGCGAATCGAAGTAGCCGAGGTTGGCCCCCAATACCCAGTCACCCGTCGGCTGGCTGTGCTTGAGCCCCAGGAAGCGCTGGTTGTAGATATCTTCCAGTTGCCCGTACCAGGCGCTGACCGAACTGCGTTTATCGTTGAAGACGTAATCGGCCCCGGCAAAATTGAAGCCGTCGCTGCTGACCTGCCGTTGCGGTACGTGACCGAGCATGGCCTGCATTTTTTCGTCACCGGCCTCGTTGCGCAGGCTGGTGGAATTCAAATGCCCGCCCTGCAGCGTCAGGCCATTGATCTCGCTGGAGCTGATGCTTGCACCCTGATAGCTGGGCGGCAGCAGTCGGATATCGCTGAACACCAGCACCGGCAGGTTGGGTTGCAACTCCCCCACTTTCAGTTCGGTTTTGGAGTAGCGCATCTTCAAGGCGCCCTCCAGACGGCTGTAATCGTTCGCCGCCCGCCCGTCATCCTGCACCGGCAGCAAACCGGTATTGACCCGATCCGGGCTGCTGTCGAGCTTGAGCCCGAGCAGGCCGATCACATCCACGCCGAACCCGACGGTGCCCTGGGTGTAACCCGATTTGACGTTGAGGATAAATCCCTGGGCCCATTCCTCGGCCTTCGATTGCTGATTGGCCCCGACGATGTCGGAATAGTCGCGGCTGAAGTAGTAATTGCGTGCCTGCAAGGTGGCCGTGGTGTCTTCGATGAAACCGCCCTCGGCGGCCATCGCGCCGGTGGAGAAACCCGAGACGACAGCCATGGACAACACTGAACCGGTTGTTGGAAGAATCTGTTTCATCGTTTTTTCTCTTATTTTTATTGATCGACAGGTAGAAGTGCCTTGGCCGCAGCGCTTTCGCGGCTCTGGGTGGAGCGACGGCTGCTCAACATCAAATGGGTGACCATGCCGAAAATCAGCCCCCAAAAAGCCGCGGACAACCCAAACAGCGACATGCCCGAGGCGGTGGTGAGAAAGGTCACCAGCGCGGCTTCGCGATCGCTTGGCACAGCCATCGCGCCCGCCAGCGCTCCGGCAATCGCAGCGAACAGCGCCAATCCGGCGAGGGCCGCGATCAGTTCCTTGGGGAATGCGGTAAACAGAGAGACCAGGGTGGCGCCGAAGATCCCCAGCACCAGGTAGCACAGGCCGCCCACCACCCCGGCCACATAACGCTTGCCGGGGTCTTCGTGGGCCTCGCGGCCGGTGCAAATGGCCGCGGTAATCGCCGCCAGGTTCAGCCCGTGGCAACCGAACGGCGCCAACAGTGCCGTGCCCAAAGCGCTACTGGCGATGATCGGCCCCGATGGCGTGGCGTAGCCGCTGGCGCGCAACACCGCCATGCCCGGAACGAACTGACCGGTGAGCGCCACCATCACCAGCGGCAAGGCGATGTTCAGCGTTGCACTGAGGCTGAACGCCGGGGTGATCCACACCGGCGTGGCCAAGCCGATGACCAACGCCTCGCTATGCAGATCACCGGCGAGCAACGCCATCGAGCAGCCCACCAGCAGCACCATCAGTACCGCATAACGCGGCATCAGCCGTTTGCAGACCAGGTACGTGGCAAACATCGCCAGCACCAGCAACGGCTTGCCCTGCAACGAGACGAACAGCCCGGTGCCGAAGCTGAACAGAATCCCCGCCAGCATCGCCGCTGCAACCGCTGCCGGCAGCTTGCCGATGATCCGGTCAAACGCCCCCGACACCCCGACCAGGAAAATGATCAGGCTGCTCACCAGGTAGGCACCCACCGCTTCCGGCAGGGAGATCCCTGGCAACAACGCCACCAGCAACGCCGAACCGGGCGCCGACCACGCGATGATCACCGGCACGCGATAGCGCAAACTCAAGCCGATGCCGAGCACAGCGCTGCCGATGGAAATCGCCCAGACCCACGACGACAGCACTTCGCGCGACAGGTGCGCGGCCTCGGCGGCCTGGAAAATGATCACCAAGGGGCCCGCGTAGGAAATCACTGTGGCAATGAACCCGGCGACGGCCGCCGACAGGGAAAAGTCGCGCATCAAGGTCTTCATGAAGCCTCGCCGACAGCTCCGCCAGACGCACCCTGCTGCGCGCCTGATAGTGATTGGCGGGCACTGCGCCGACTGCTGATGGCGAACACCGTCATGGCGATGGCGGCAATCGCACCGGGCAAGGCAAACGCCATGAAGTTCAGTTGCAGCGGCAGGCTGATCCCGAGCAAGGCACCACCCAGCAATGGCCCGACGATCGCACCATTGCGCCCGATGCCCGAAGCCCAGCCAAGGCCCGTGGACCGAATGTTCATGGAGTAGAACTGGGCGGCGCAGGCGTACAGCAGAATCTGCGAGCCGATGGTGGTGGCGCCAGCGATGGCGATCAACAGGTACAGCACCGGCATCGGGCTGTTGAAGCCCAACAGGGTGATCGACACCGCCGCCATGGCGAAGAACACCGACAGCACGCGCGGCAGGTTGAGCTTGTCACCCAGCACCCCGCCGCCGACTGCACCGAAGATCGCGCCAAAATTCAGCACCAGCAGGAACGACAGGCTCGAGCCCAGGCTGTAACCGGCGTTGGCCATCAGTTTCGGCAGCCAGGAACTCAAGGCGTAGACCATCAGCAGGCAGCAGAAAAACGCCAGCCACAACATCAGCGTGCGCAGCGCACGGCCCTCGCGGAACAACTGCAATACCGGGGTGCCCGTGCCCTTCACTTCAATCATGTGCAACTGATCATCGGATTGTGCGACGTAGGCCGGGTCGATACGCTGGAGAATCTTGCGAGCTTCGTCATTGCGCCCCTGGCGCAGCATGAAGCCAACCGACTCGGGCAGGAAATACATGATCAGCGGCAACAGCAGCAACGGCAGGATCGCCACGTAGAACACCGACTGCCAGCCGAAGCTCGGGATCAGCACGATGCCCAGCCCGGCGGACAGCATGCCGCCCACCGAGTAGCCACTGAACATGATCGCCACCAGGGTGCTGCGGATCTTTTTCGGCGCGTACTCGTTCATCAACGCCACGACATTGGGCATCACGCCACCAATGCCCAGGCCGGCAATGAAGCGGCAGATACCAAACTCCGTGGGGTTCCTGGCGAAACCGTTAAGCACGGTGAAACCGCTGAAGAGGATCACGCAAATGGTGATGGCTTTCTTGCGGCCGATCCTGTCCGACAGCGGGCCGAAGAACAGCGCGCCGAACATCATGCCAAACAATGCATAACTGCCCAGTGCACCCGCTTGGAGGGGACTGAGTCCCCATTCCTTCATCAACATCGGCAGAACCACGCCGTAGATCACCAGATCGTAACCGTCGAAGATGATGATCAGGGCACACCAGAACAGCACCATCCAGTGAAAGCGGTTGAAGCGAGCCTTGTCGATAACCTCGTGTACGTCGATTTTGCGCATGGCGTTCATCTCTTGTTGTTTTTCTTTTAAGAGCATCGGGAATACGGCTTACGTCCGTACAGCCGATGCTAGAGGGCTCGGACGCAGGTCAATATCCGCATCACGCAGATCGCTATCCGTTTTGTGCAGAGGCGTCATGAGGTGTTGCAGGCGGGAATTTCGCAGCGGTATTTGCACCTGTGCGACAAACTGTTTCCTTTGCGATCAGATTTGAGCGCTAAGCTTGGGCCTATGGATGACTCAGATTACTTACGCCTGCTGACCATTGCGGCCGAGCAAGCCAACGCGTTCCTGTCCAATGCCCGCAAATGGGAGCGCGAGCGTTGGGTCTGCCAGCGCCTGCTGCAAGGCCTGAACATTCCCTACCGCGCCGACGAATTCGCCCCGGCCGGGGAGCCGCCGGACGTGCTGTTTCGCGACGCCAGTTTCGAGGTGTTCTTCGTCCTCGACGAGGGCCGACGCCTCAACGATGAATGGCGCGACGAACTGCAACGGCGGCGCAGCGCGTTCTCCCTGAGCCAGCTGGTCCGGCGCGAGGCCAAGCCCCGGCGCATACCGGCCAACGAGTTCTTGCTGCGGCTGGCGCCGACCTTGCGCAAAAAAGCGCACAACTACAAAGAACGCGGCATGGACCTGGGCGAGCTGGACATCATTGCCTTCGCCAGCCTCAAGCGCGAAGTGCTGGACCTCAACAGTCATTTCCCGCCGCCCACCGAATACCTGCGCCAGGGCTGGCGCTCGCTATCGCTGGTGGGCCCGACCTTCGCCCGTGTGTTGTTCGCACATCCCGATGCGCCGGATTTCCTGCGCAGCAACCTGGGACGCAGCATCGTGTTCGACGTCGGGATCAGCCTGTGAGCCCACTGCAGGAACTGATTGGCGAAGTGCCGCAGATCGGCCGCGTACGCTGGATCGGCGTGCGCCCGGAACGTCACGTACCGATGATCGAACTGGATGCCGTGGAAGCGCGACTGGAGGCCGGCTTGACCGGCGATCGCGCCCGCCCCGGCGTACGCAATGCACGGCAGGTGACGTTGATCCAGTGGGAGCATCTGGCGGTAATCAGCTCGCTCATGGGCCGACCGGACGATCAACCCGTCAAGCCTGAAGATCTGCGGCGCAATCTCGTTATCAGTGGCATCAACTTGTTCAGCCTCAAGGGCCGGCGTTTTCGCATTGGACAGGCGATTTTCGAAACCACCGGCTGGTGCCAGCCCTGCGCACGCCTGCAACACAACCTGGGCCCTGGGACCTTTCAGGCCGTGCGCGGACATGGCGGAATCACCGCCCGGGTGTTACAAAGTGGCATCATTCGACTGGACGACAAAGTGAGCGTCGAGCCCATTCCGGACAGCGGCTATGCTCCGTTCAACGTTCGTTGAGTCTGCCTGTAGCTTCTTCACCTTCAGCAACGTCTACCTGACGAGGCCTTTATGACCAGCCGCCTGAACCCCGAAGACCAAAAGCATGTCGAAGCCTATCTGCAACTGTCCCAACACCGAGTCGAGCGCCGGCCATTTCGGCCGTGGATGCTCCTGGTGCTGGTGCTGGCAGTGACCATTGGTCTGGGCCTGCTGAGCCGACTTATCAGTTACCTGACGCTATGAGCTGCCTGGCGCTCGCTTGGGTAACCACACCGATTTTCTTTAGCCTTGTGAGTTATCCCCATGTCCCATCGTATTGTAATTGTCGGCGGCGGCGCCGGCGGTCTGGAGCTGGCTACCCGTCTGGGTAAGACTCTGGGCAAGCGCGGCACGGCCAGCGTGATGCTGGTCGACGCGAACCTGACCCACATCTGGAAACCGCTGTTGCACGAAGTCGCGGCCGGGTCGCTGAATTCGTCCGAAGACGAACTCAACTATGTGGCCCAGGCAAAATGGAACCACTTCCAGTTCCAGCTGGGGCGCATGAGCGGGCTTGATCGCGCCAACAAAAAAATCCAGCTGGCCGCCACTTATGATGAAGCCGGGCTGGAACTGGTGCCCGCCCGGGAAGTGCCTTACGACTCGCTGGTGATCTCCGTCGGCAGTACCACCAACGATTTCGGCACCCTGGGCGCGGCGCAGCACTGCCTGTTCCTGGATACCCGCAAGCAGGCCGAGCGCTTCCACCAGCAGTTGCTCAACCACTACCTGCGCGCCCACGCGGGGCAGACTGACAAAGTCGAGCAGATCAGCGTCGCCATCGTCGGTGCCGGTGCCACCGGGGTCGAACTGGCCGCCGAACTGCATAACGCCGCCCATGAACTGGCGGCTTATGGCCTGGATCGGATCAAACCGGAAAACATGCACATCACCCTGATCGAAGCCGGGCCTCGCGTGCTGCCGGCCCTGCCGGAGCGGATCGGCGGGCCGGTGCACAAGACCCTGGAAAAACTCGGGGTCAACGTCATGACCAATGCCGCCGTCAGCGAGGTGACGACCGACAGCCTGATCACCGCGGATGGCAAGGTGATCAACGCCAGCCTTAAAGTCTGGGCCGCCGGGATTCGTGCGCCAGGGTTCCTCAAGGACATCGATGGCCTGGAAACCAACCGCATCAATCAACTGCAAGTGCTGCCGACCCTGCAAACCACCCGTGACGAGAACATCTTCGCCTTCGGTGACTGCGCGGCTTGCCCGCAACCGGGCACTGATCGCAATGTGCCGCCCCGCGCCCAGGCTGCGCATCAACAAGCTTCGTTGCTGGCCAAATCGCTGAAGCTGCGGATCGAAGGCAAGCCTCTGCCTACGTACAAGTACACCGACTACGGGTCGCTGATCTCGCTGTCGCGTTTTTCGGCTGTGGGTAACTTGATGGGTAACCTGACCGGCAGCGTGATGCTGGAGGGCTGGCTGGCGCGGATGTTCTACGTGTCGCTGTACCGCATGCACCAGATGGCCTTGTACGGGCCGTTCCGCACGGCGATGCTGATGCTGGGCAGCAAAATTGGACGCGGGACCGAGCCACGCTTGAAACTGCACTGATATAAAAACCTGTGGGAGCTAGCCTGCTGGCGATAGCGTCGAAACAGCCAACATCGATGTTGACTGACATAGCGCCATCGCCAGCAGGCTAGCTCCCACATTGGTTTTAGCAGTGCCCTTATGTTTTTCGCAGGCAAAAAAAATCCCCGTATCTTTCGATACGAGGATTTTTAGTATGGTCGGGGTAAGGGGATTCGAACTCCTGACATCCTGCTCCCAAAGCAGGCGCGCTACCGGACTGCGCTATACCCCGGTAAAAAAAAGGCACCTTTGGAAGGCGCCTTCTGCGAACAGAGCTTTTGGCGTCTGATCTTAAGATTCGATTCCAGCGTTAACTGGTTTCAAAAATGGTGGGTCGTGTGGGATTCGAACCTACGACCAATTGGTTAAAAGCCAACTGCTCTACCAACTGAGCTAACGACCCAAAAATGGTCGGGGTAAGGGGATTCGAACTCCTGACATCCTGCTCCCAAAGCAGGCGCGCTACCGGACTGCGCTATACCCCGGTTTGAAATTGGCTCCGTGACCAGGACTCGAACCTGGGACCCAATGATTAACAGTCATTTGCTCTACCGACTGAGCTATCACGGAACTACACATTTCAATTTACAACTTTGTAGCTTTACTGCGTTCTCTTCGACCCGTTCGCATCGCTGCGTTCGTGTGTCTGAGGCGCGCTATTCTACAATCTTCAGCACCTCTGTCAACCCCCTAATTTGCATTCAAGTTAATGATTTGCAACTTATTTTAGATTCCTGCTTGGGAGCAGAAACCCTGGCGGGTGACTTACTGCGGGGCGCACTTTACAAGCCTTTTCCTTAGAGTTCAACAGCCTGAATGAAAAAAAGGCCTCGCAATGCGAGGCCTTTTCGATTTTGCTGCCGTTAGGGATCAGACGAAGACGATTTCGTCGTTCTCCACCACGCCATGGGCCGTGTCGCCCGGCATGAATCGACCCGAGAGGATCAACTGCGCCAGCGGGTTCTCGATCCAGCGCTGGATCGCTCGTTTGAGCGGCCGTGCGCCGTACACCGGGTCGTAACCGACCGCGATCAGCTTGTCCATGGCCTCCGGGCTCAGTTCCAGCTTCAGTTCCCGTTCGGTCAGGCGACTGCGCAGGCGACCCAGCTGGATCTCGGTGATACCGGCGATCTGATCCCGCGCCAAAGGCTCGAAGATCACCACTTCATCGACCCGGTTGATGAACTCCG
Proteins encoded in this window:
- a CDS encoding DUF1780 domain-containing protein, producing the protein MDDSDYLRLLTIAAEQANAFLSNARKWERERWVCQRLLQGLNIPYRADEFAPAGEPPDVLFRDASFEVFFVLDEGRRLNDEWRDELQRRRSAFSLSQLVRREAKPRRIPANEFLLRLAPTLRKKAHNYKERGMDLGELDIIAFASLKREVLDLNSHFPPPTEYLRQGWRSLSLVGPTFARVLFAHPDAPDFLRSNLGRSIVFDVGISL
- a CDS encoding LysR family transcriptional regulator — encoded protein: MDLLNNLRVFVRVVDCASFTAAADALQLSTAQVSRLVADLEQHVQARLLQRTTRRLSLTEAGERFLLRSRLILEEMEEATAEARGAHLKPSGRLRVHSMNGMGVLITPLIARYSELYPDVVIELTLSQRNPDPLEEGHDVVISTAQELADSQLVAQVVGQFYSVPCASPQYLQRRGVPDHPRALDDHQCLRMLDPLYSDQWLFQDEEGEHAVSPSRTFQCNVAESMVKASEAGMGISLIPFYTATRSLSDGTLMRLLPDYRPRQRNVYALYPSRRFLDAKVRTWVDFLKTELPRLFAEHEAVINDPLHWA
- a CDS encoding benzoate/H(+) symporter BenE family transporter translates to MKTLMRDFSLSAAVAGFIATVISYAGPLVIIFQAAEAAHLSREVLSSWVWAISIGSAVLGIGLSLRYRVPVIIAWSAPGSALLVALLPGISLPEAVGAYLVSSLIIFLVGVSGAFDRIIGKLPAAVAAAMLAGILFSFGTGLFVSLQGKPLLVLAMFATYLVCKRLMPRYAVLMVLLVGCSMALLAGDLHSEALVIGLATPVWITPAFSLSATLNIALPLVMVALTGQFVPGMAVLRASGYATPSGPIIASSALGTALLAPFGCHGLNLAAITAAICTGREAHEDPGKRYVAGVVGGLCYLVLGIFGATLVSLFTAFPKELIAALAGLALFAAIAGALAGAMAVPSDREAALVTFLTTASGMSLFGLSAAFWGLIFGMVTHLMLSSRRSTQSRESAAAKALLPVDQ
- a CDS encoding MOSC domain-containing protein — its product is MSPLQELIGEVPQIGRVRWIGVRPERHVPMIELDAVEARLEAGLTGDRARPGVRNARQVTLIQWEHLAVISSLMGRPDDQPVKPEDLRRNLVISGINLFSLKGRRFRIGQAIFETTGWCQPCARLQHNLGPGTFQAVRGHGGITARVLQSGIIRLDDKVSVEPIPDSGYAPFNVR
- a CDS encoding NAD(P)/FAD-dependent oxidoreductase; translation: MSHRIVIVGGGAGGLELATRLGKTLGKRGTASVMLVDANLTHIWKPLLHEVAAGSLNSSEDELNYVAQAKWNHFQFQLGRMSGLDRANKKIQLAATYDEAGLELVPAREVPYDSLVISVGSTTNDFGTLGAAQHCLFLDTRKQAERFHQQLLNHYLRAHAGQTDKVEQISVAIVGAGATGVELAAELHNAAHELAAYGLDRIKPENMHITLIEAGPRVLPALPERIGGPVHKTLEKLGVNVMTNAAVSEVTTDSLITADGKVINASLKVWAAGIRAPGFLKDIDGLETNRINQLQVLPTLQTTRDENIFAFGDCAACPQPGTDRNVPPRAQAAHQQASLLAKSLKLRIEGKPLPTYKYTDYGSLISLSRFSAVGNLMGNLTGSVMLEGWLARMFYVSLYRMHQMALYGPFRTAMLMLGSKIGRGTEPRLKLH
- a CDS encoding DUF2790 domain-containing protein, whose amino-acid sequence is MKTLISLFLTLVATSAMAAENEPLAVLYNPAQPLDIAKVVSVSDTATACGVVPATMVYVDHQGQTRRVTYNVIGDCTSSL
- a CDS encoding DUF3094 family protein, whose translation is MTSRLNPEDQKHVEAYLQLSQHRVERRPFRPWMLLVLVLAVTIGLGLLSRLISYLTL
- a CDS encoding energy-coupling factor ABC transporter permease; amino-acid sequence: MIGAELLSPATLTVGWLIYVPVLIWAVARVSWVELFSDSRRQHLLFGTVFALFALWLVRRDFDTGVSYHFIGMTAVTLLLDWPLAIVGGLVAQTGLVLLGRQDFVAMGVNGALFIMLPVLITECCAILVERAQPRNPFVYIFVSGFFAAALTALLCLVLSLTLLWYDERFAMPYWLEDFIGYLWLLIFPEAFINGMVVSALVVFCPEWLETFNRTRYLSAPWKDDDPKS
- a CDS encoding aromatic acid/H+ symport family MFS transporter, yielding MRKIDVHEVIDKARFNRFHWMVLFWCALIIIFDGYDLVIYGVVLPMLMKEWGLSPLQAGALGSYALFGMMFGALFFGPLSDRIGRKKAITICVILFSGFTVLNGFARNPTEFGICRFIAGLGIGGVMPNVVALMNEYAPKKIRSTLVAIMFSGYSVGGMLSAGLGIVLIPSFGWQSVFYVAILPLLLLPLIMYFLPESVGFMLRQGRNDEARKILQRIDPAYVAQSDDQLHMIEVKGTGTPVLQLFREGRALRTLMLWLAFFCCLLMVYALSSWLPKLMANAGYSLGSSLSFLLVLNFGAIFGAVGGGVLGDKLNLPRVLSVFFAMAAVSITLLGFNSPMPVLYLLIAIAGATTIGSQILLYACAAQFYSMNIRSTGLGWASGIGRNGAIVGPLLGGALLGISLPLQLNFMAFALPGAIAAIAMTVFAISSRRSARQSLSGAQQGASGGAVGEAS
- a CDS encoding OprD family porin, whose protein sequence is MKQILPTTGSVLSMAVVSGFSTGAMAAEGGFIEDTTATLQARNYYFSRDYSDIVGANQQSKAEEWAQGFILNVKSGYTQGTVGFGVDVIGLLGLKLDSSPDRVNTGLLPVQDDGRAANDYSRLEGALKMRYSKTELKVGELQPNLPVLVFSDIRLLPPSYQGASISSSEINGLTLQGGHLNSTSLRNEAGDEKMQAMLGHVPQRQVSSDGFNFAGADYVFNDKRSSVSAWYGQLEDIYNQRFLGLKHSQPTGDWVLGANLGYFDSREDGKKLLGNIDNQAFFSLLSAKRGGHTFYLGYQGMYGDSAFPRVFANISPLGNEVPTYEFAFTDERSWQARYDYDFAALGVPGLTSTVRYISGNNVDTGKGYEGKDRERDLDIGYVLQSGSLKGLGIRVRNAMARSNYRSDIDENRLILSYTWTLL